In one Trichlorobacter lovleyi SZ genomic region, the following are encoded:
- the recO gene encoding DNA repair protein RecO → MKSEQCQAIILSTLNYGESDRIVSLFTLEHGRLRGFAKSARASRKRFGGQLEPANRLAVTLSLREDGLSRIERVEQSNCYPELRERLESLALALYACELVEALTPEGHPLPRLFRLLSTLFEHLAGQSGSPTDRRFFEMNLLNILGYRPALDTAALQPLSDCLKTGSFGRVRFNDTELETAGRLLDREIAGHCSRPLKSLTFLEDLAGY, encoded by the coding sequence ATGAAATCCGAGCAGTGTCAGGCCATTATCCTTTCAACCCTCAACTACGGCGAGAGCGACCGGATTGTGTCACTCTTCACCCTGGAGCATGGCCGCTTGCGCGGTTTTGCCAAGTCTGCACGGGCCAGCCGCAAGCGGTTTGGCGGACAGCTTGAGCCGGCCAACCGGCTTGCAGTGACCTTGTCCCTGAGAGAAGATGGCTTAAGCAGAATTGAACGGGTCGAGCAGAGCAACTGCTACCCGGAACTGCGGGAACGGCTTGAATCTCTGGCCCTGGCACTGTATGCTTGCGAACTGGTTGAGGCGTTGACCCCGGAAGGACATCCCCTGCCCAGGCTGTTCAGGCTGTTATCCACACTGTTCGAACACCTGGCAGGCCAGTCCGGATCACCGACCGATCGGCGTTTTTTTGAAATGAACCTTCTGAACATTCTGGGCTATCGCCCGGCACTGGATACGGCGGCACTGCAGCCGCTGTCCGATTGCCTGAAGACCGGCAGTTTTGGAAGGGTCCGCTTCAATGATACTGAACTGGAAACGGCAGGACGTTTACTTGACAGGGAGATTGCCGGGCACTGTTCACGTCCGTTAAAAAGTCTCACATTTCTTGAAGATCTGGCAGGCTATTGA
- a CDS encoding TonB family protein — protein MEKTFLYLLLISIVLHVAGFAALYFWPKEQHQQISEPTFIDLQDVPELKTPPPQQPVPKARPSDQRRRVARETAPRLATPVTPPAKTPPPRQSARAQSAGSPGRPGQTGAPAKPSEAGSSVNELLRRKPQQQAGTGGGGGTKPQPNLAPSASRMARLEENYRRRFADDIDDGTTRFLNTDDIQFGSFLRRFETAVYGVWRYPQEAALKGIEGVTPVKITFNRNGEIVKVQLLESSGSRILDDEVFRTLRLIGPMGSFPKTYGKDEFNLIAFFQYGNARSRLR, from the coding sequence GTGGAAAAGACGTTTCTGTACCTGCTGCTCATTTCAATTGTGCTGCACGTGGCAGGCTTTGCAGCGTTGTATTTCTGGCCAAAAGAGCAGCACCAGCAGATCTCGGAGCCGACCTTCATTGATCTGCAGGATGTGCCGGAGCTCAAGACTCCTCCTCCCCAGCAACCGGTTCCAAAGGCACGGCCGTCAGACCAGCGGCGCCGTGTAGCAAGAGAAACAGCTCCCCGGCTTGCAACGCCGGTAACTCCACCTGCCAAGACACCACCCCCGCGTCAATCAGCCAGGGCACAGTCTGCCGGATCGCCGGGACGCCCCGGTCAGACCGGGGCACCTGCCAAACCATCGGAAGCGGGCAGTTCTGTCAATGAACTGCTGCGTCGTAAACCACAGCAACAGGCTGGAACAGGCGGCGGAGGCGGTACCAAGCCGCAGCCCAACCTGGCCCCCAGTGCCAGCCGGATGGCCAGACTGGAGGAAAATTACCGCCGGCGGTTTGCCGACGATATTGATGATGGCACAACCCGGTTTCTGAATACCGACGACATCCAGTTCGGCTCGTTCCTGAGGCGCTTTGAAACGGCGGTCTACGGCGTTTGGCGTTATCCGCAGGAAGCAGCACTAAAGGGGATTGAAGGGGTGACTCCGGTCAAGATCACCTTTAACAGAAATGGTGAGATCGTAAAGGTGCAGCTGCTGGAAAGTTCCGGCAGCCGGATTCTTGATGATGAGGTGTTCAGGACACTGCGCCTGATCGGGCCGATGGGGAGCTTTCCCAAGACCTATGGCAAGGACGAATTCAACCTGATCGCCTTTTTTCAGTACGGTAATGCCCGCAGCCGATTGCGCTGA
- the aroF gene encoding 3-deoxy-7-phosphoheptulonate synthase → MLIVMNHTASQADIDKVIEVVSGMGFTAAPIPGGERTAIGVLGNKGYVDDSTIRDLPGVQQAIHVSKPYKLVSRDFHPDNTIVDVAGVKIGEGERPVVVGGPCAVESEEQILKTARFVKQCGADLLRGGAFKPRTGPHTFQGLREEGLKLLAKARTATGLPIVTEVMSPDNVALVAEYADLLQVGARNMQNFDLLRELGRIRKPILLKRGMSATIEEFLAAAEYILAEGNDQVILCERGIRTFETATRNTLDLAMVPLVKELTHLPVMVDPSHATGKRSLVTPMSKAALVAGAHGVLVEVHPEPEKALSDGPQSLTFPGFEALMADLKKLRNCLSCCG, encoded by the coding sequence ATGTTGATCGTAATGAATCACACCGCCAGCCAGGCCGATATAGACAAGGTCATTGAGGTAGTCAGCGGGATGGGATTTACCGCCGCCCCGATTCCCGGTGGTGAGCGGACCGCCATCGGCGTCCTGGGCAACAAGGGGTATGTGGATGACAGCACGATCCGCGACCTGCCCGGCGTACAACAGGCGATCCATGTCTCCAAGCCGTACAAACTGGTCTCCCGTGACTTTCACCCGGACAACACCATCGTTGACGTGGCCGGCGTCAAGATCGGCGAGGGAGAGCGTCCGGTGGTGGTTGGCGGTCCCTGCGCCGTTGAGTCGGAAGAACAGATCCTCAAGACCGCCCGCTTTGTCAAACAGTGCGGAGCAGACCTGCTGCGGGGCGGTGCCTTCAAACCCCGCACCGGCCCCCACACCTTCCAGGGGCTGCGGGAAGAAGGGTTAAAACTGCTGGCCAAGGCCCGTACAGCCACCGGCCTGCCGATCGTCACCGAAGTCATGAGCCCCGACAACGTTGCCCTGGTGGCCGAGTATGCCGACCTGCTGCAGGTCGGTGCCCGCAACATGCAGAACTTTGACCTGCTGCGTGAACTGGGCAGGATCAGAAAGCCGATCCTGCTGAAGCGTGGCATGAGCGCCACCATTGAAGAATTTCTGGCCGCCGCCGAATACATCCTGGCCGAAGGGAATGACCAGGTCATCCTCTGCGAGCGGGGCATCCGCACCTTTGAGACCGCCACCCGCAACACCCTTGACCTGGCCATGGTACCGCTGGTCAAGGAACTGACCCACCTGCCGGTCATGGTTGATCCCTCCCATGCCACCGGCAAACGGAGCCTGGTCACCCCGATGTCCAAGGCTGCCCTGGTGGCCGGTGCCCACGGTGTTCTGGTAGAGGTGCATCCCGAGCCTGAAAAGGCCTTGTCCGACGGCCCTCAATCCCTGACCTTTCCCGGCTTTGAGGCCTTGATGGCGGATCTGAAAAAACTTCGGAACTGCCTGAGCTGTTGCGGTTGA
- a CDS encoding Crp/Fnr family transcriptional regulator, whose amino-acid sequence MELIPLLKNSLLFSGLNDADLASLAAITVRRSFAKGETLFSEGDEATGFYLLVEGHLKLCRVSPDGREKVLHFVRPGETFAEAAFFGDGRYPAESRALEAGEALFLPRQGFMNLMEKNPQFALNLVVSLSLSLRRFARQIEELTFADVASRLASFLVKRAAEKSTSYNGITYLELGIKKGELAAQLGTANETVSRTFRKLKEEGVIELEGRKVTILQMDRLQQLANRQQ is encoded by the coding sequence ATGGAACTGATTCCACTGCTGAAAAACTCTCTGCTGTTTTCAGGTCTGAACGACGCTGATCTGGCATCACTGGCAGCCATTACGGTGCGGCGCAGTTTTGCCAAAGGTGAGACGTTGTTCAGTGAAGGTGATGAGGCCACCGGCTTTTATCTGCTGGTGGAAGGGCATCTCAAGCTGTGCCGCGTCTCACCGGATGGCCGGGAAAAGGTACTGCATTTTGTCCGGCCAGGGGAAACCTTTGCCGAGGCAGCATTTTTCGGCGATGGCCGCTATCCGGCTGAATCCCGCGCACTTGAAGCAGGCGAGGCGTTGTTCCTGCCCAGACAGGGTTTTATGAATCTGATGGAGAAAAATCCTCAGTTTGCCCTGAATCTGGTGGTCTCCCTTTCGCTTTCACTGCGTCGTTTTGCCCGTCAGATAGAAGAGCTGACCTTTGCGGATGTCGCCTCCCGGCTGGCATCGTTTCTGGTCAAACGGGCTGCGGAAAAATCAACCAGCTACAACGGTATCACCTACCTGGAACTGGGGATCAAAAAAGGTGAATTGGCCGCCCAGCTGGGTACCGCCAACGAGACCGTCTCCCGTACCTTCCGCAAGCTGAAAGAGGAAGGTGTAATTGAGCTGGAAGGGCGCAAGGTGACCATTCTGCAGATGGATCGCCTGCAGCAACTGGCAAACAGGCAGCAATAG
- the tkt gene encoding transketolase has product MSTPLSAQQALRCANTIRLLAADAVEKANSGHPGLPMGSADMAVALWGGVLKFNPADTAWANRDRFILSAGHGSMLIYSLLHMFGFDLSMEELKNFRQWGSKTPGHPEFGHTPGVEVTTGPLGQGVANGVGMALAAKMAAERFNTPDFSPITHRVFAIVGDGDLQEGISYEAAALAGHLKLGNLVYLYDSNSITIEGKTNLAWSEDVAKRFEAAGWHIQKVDGHDHDQVTAALQNGIAETAKPSLIIATTHIAYGAPNKQDSSGAHGSPLGKDEIEATRANLSWSEKPFTVPSDVAEQCAKRVAELKSEYDAWQQGFAAWRVANPDKAALWDAMWQKQVPENLAEELLASVAGKDGATRSLSGAVLQKAAALLPALAGGSADLSPSNNSDIKGGGSVQADAFGGRNLHFGIREHAMGAVCNAMALYGCFIPYGATFLVFSDYCRPAVRLSALMQQQVVYIFTHDSYAVGEDGPTHQPIEHTASLRLIPGLQVIRPADADETALAWYAAIKYHNGPTALILTRQKLPLLPKPAGFDKSLPLMGGYVLADVANPAVVLMASGSEVSLAMDAAKLLADKGIAARVVSMPDVGTFTAQSAEYRASVLPKGVKRVAIEAGRGESFGKLLGEEGLFIGWEQFGASAPAEILAEQFGLTPAKVADKVAGFLK; this is encoded by the coding sequence ATGTCCACCCCGCTTTCTGCCCAGCAGGCTCTGCGCTGCGCCAATACGATCCGTCTTCTTGCTGCTGATGCTGTTGAAAAGGCCAACTCAGGCCACCCCGGTCTGCCGATGGGTTCAGCTGATATGGCGGTTGCCCTCTGGGGCGGCGTGCTGAAGTTCAATCCTGCCGATACTGCCTGGGCCAACCGTGACCGTTTCATCCTCTCCGCCGGCCACGGTTCCATGCTGATCTATTCGTTGCTGCATATGTTCGGGTTTGATCTTTCCATGGAAGAGCTGAAAAACTTCCGGCAGTGGGGCAGCAAGACTCCCGGTCACCCGGAGTTCGGGCATACCCCCGGTGTTGAGGTGACCACCGGTCCTCTGGGGCAGGGTGTGGCCAATGGCGTCGGTATGGCTCTGGCTGCCAAGATGGCTGCCGAGCGGTTCAATACCCCCGATTTTTCACCGATTACCCACCGGGTGTTTGCGATTGTCGGCGATGGCGACCTGCAGGAAGGGATTTCCTATGAGGCAGCCGCCCTGGCCGGTCACCTCAAACTGGGTAACCTGGTCTATCTCTATGACAGCAACAGCATCACTATCGAAGGCAAGACCAATCTGGCCTGGTCCGAGGATGTTGCCAAGCGTTTTGAGGCAGCCGGCTGGCATATCCAGAAGGTGGATGGTCATGACCATGACCAGGTCACCGCTGCCCTGCAGAACGGCATTGCCGAGACCGCTAAGCCTTCGCTGATCATTGCCACCACCCATATCGCCTATGGCGCCCCCAACAAGCAGGACTCTTCCGGTGCCCACGGTTCGCCATTGGGCAAGGATGAGATCGAGGCCACCCGTGCCAACCTGAGCTGGAGTGAAAAACCGTTTACCGTGCCTTCCGATGTTGCTGAACAGTGTGCCAAGCGAGTTGCAGAGCTGAAGTCGGAGTACGATGCATGGCAGCAAGGCTTTGCTGCCTGGCGGGTTGCCAATCCGGACAAGGCGGCCCTCTGGGATGCCATGTGGCAGAAGCAGGTACCTGAGAACCTGGCTGAAGAACTGCTGGCTAGCGTAGCCGGTAAGGATGGTGCAACCCGCTCCCTGTCCGGTGCAGTACTGCAGAAGGCTGCAGCCCTGTTACCTGCGCTGGCAGGCGGTTCTGCTGACCTCTCCCCTTCGAACAACAGCGATATCAAGGGGGGCGGCTCAGTACAGGCAGACGCCTTTGGTGGCCGTAACCTGCACTTCGGCATCCGCGAACATGCCATGGGGGCGGTCTGTAACGCCATGGCACTCTACGGTTGCTTCATCCCCTACGGTGCCACCTTTCTGGTCTTCTCCGATTACTGCCGTCCGGCCGTACGCCTGTCTGCTCTGATGCAGCAGCAGGTGGTCTACATCTTTACTCATGATTCCTATGCTGTAGGCGAGGACGGTCCGACCCACCAGCCGATCGAGCATACCGCCTCCCTGCGGCTGATCCCCGGTCTGCAGGTGATCCGTCCGGCCGATGCCGATGAGACCGCCCTGGCCTGGTATGCTGCTATCAAGTACCACAATGGCCCGACCGCCCTGATTCTGACCCGCCAGAAGCTGCCGCTGCTGCCGAAGCCGGCCGGTTTTGACAAGTCCCTGCCGTTGATGGGGGGCTATGTTTTGGCTGATGTTGCCAATCCTGCAGTGGTGCTGATGGCATCCGGTTCAGAGGTCTCCCTTGCCATGGATGCTGCCAAGCTACTGGCGGATAAAGGGATCGCAGCACGGGTGGTTTCAATGCCGGATGTGGGCACCTTCACGGCTCAATCAGCAGAATATCGTGCCTCGGTGCTGCCCAAAGGGGTCAAGCGAGTGGCTATTGAGGCTGGCCGTGGTGAATCCTTTGGCAAGCTGCTGGGTGAAGAAGGCCTGTTCATCGGTTGGGAACAGTTCGGTGCATCCGCACCGGCGGAGATTCTTGCTGAGCAGTTTGGACTGACCCCTGCAAAAGTAGCTGACAAGGTGGCGGGGTTTCTAAAATAA
- the thiL gene encoding thiamine-phosphate kinase produces the protein MKGLAELGEFGLIDHIRARFPQPVAPELGIGDDAALLSPSAGRQVVVSTDLLAEGVHFDPGFGPARLLGRKSLAVNLSDLASMGAIPRWFFLSLAIPAGFSLETIEGFLDGLAEQAAEHNCILAGGDTCGSKGGLTISVTIMGEQRPELILKRSGAQPGDDVWVSGSLGDSALGLKLLMEGVRLGGAHDPLLLRQLDPTPRCELGLKLAEAGLVNAMIDISDGLLADLGHICEQSVCGAEILLGQLPLSPALYTCSSKQPVFPWPLVISGGEDYELCFTAPRCNREAIQKISKTAGIPLTVVGKVTNSRQVQAILPDGTNFQPSASGYTHF, from the coding sequence GTGAAAGGTCTGGCAGAGCTTGGCGAATTCGGTCTGATTGATCATATCCGCGCCCGTTTCCCCCAGCCTGTTGCGCCTGAGCTGGGAATCGGCGATGATGCCGCGCTGCTCTCTCCCTCTGCCGGCAGGCAGGTGGTTGTCTCCACTGACCTGCTGGCCGAGGGGGTTCATTTTGATCCGGGTTTTGGCCCGGCACGGCTGCTGGGACGCAAGTCCTTGGCAGTCAACCTGTCTGATCTGGCCAGTATGGGGGCAATCCCCCGCTGGTTCTTTCTCTCTCTGGCTATTCCGGCCGGATTTTCGCTCGAAACCATTGAAGGCTTTCTGGATGGTCTGGCTGAACAGGCGGCTGAACACAACTGTATCCTGGCTGGCGGTGATACCTGTGGATCAAAGGGTGGGCTGACGATCTCGGTTACCATCATGGGCGAGCAGCGCCCGGAACTGATCCTGAAACGGAGTGGGGCGCAGCCCGGTGATGATGTCTGGGTCAGCGGTTCTCTGGGAGATTCGGCCCTGGGGTTGAAACTGCTGATGGAAGGAGTCCGGTTGGGCGGTGCGCATGATCCACTTTTGTTGCGTCAGCTTGATCCAACTCCGCGCTGTGAGCTGGGGTTGAAGCTGGCTGAGGCCGGTCTGGTCAATGCCATGATCGATATCAGCGACGGTCTGCTGGCTGACCTGGGTCATATCTGTGAACAGTCCGTTTGCGGTGCCGAGATCCTGCTTGGACAGCTTCCCCTCTCTCCTGCCTTGTATACCTGCAGCAGCAAGCAGCCTGTCTTCCCCTGGCCGCTTGTCATAAGCGGTGGTGAGGATTACGAACTCTGCTTTACCGCTCCCCGCTGTAACCGTGAGGCTATCCAAAAAATATCAAAAACTGCTGGCATTCCGCTTACGGTTGTTGGTAAAGTGACCAACTCAAGACAGGTCCAAGCGATCCTGCCTGATGGAACAAACTTCCAGCCATCTGCTTCCGGCTATACCCATTTTTGA
- the lon gene encoding endopeptidase La gives MSKSDQEHTTTEPTIVAEEELRIPELLPLLPIRDVVVYPFMIIPLFVGREMSIKAVDQALAGDRMIMLATQHDIGDEDPTPDKIYNVGTVAMIMRMLKLPDGRVKILVQGLVKARIAEFVEFKPFHTVRIERLVEPVAVDNLETEALMRTVREQLAKIAELGKQISPEVMVILENITDPGSMADLIASNLGLKLSEAQMLLEIEDPVRRLTKVNDLLAREHEMLSVQAQIQNAAREEMGKNQKEYYLREQMKAIQQELGDHDGKEELEELRKAIETARMPENVEKEALKQLGRLERMHGDSGEAGVIRTYLDWLIEIPWSKTTRDSLDIIRAKKILDEDHSYLDKVKERILEFLAVRKLNKQMKGPILCFVGPPGVGKTSLGKSIARALNRKFVRISLGGVRDEAEIRGHRRTYLGALPGRIIQGMKQAGTRNPVFMLDELDKLGYDYKGDPSAALLEVLDPQQNNAFSDHYVNLPYDLSNVLFVATANHSDPIPSALFDRMEVINIPGYTEEEKLEIAIRYLVPRQMKDNGLKAKHIVFEEEALKEIIAKYTREAGLRNLEREIGNVCRKVARKIAEGHKRQIRVTPAAVATFLGAAKFLRDDEMDKNEVGVVNGLAWTSVGGEVLHIEATTMAGKGGMALTGQLGDVMKESVQAALAYIRSHGSEFHINPDWFQENEIHVHVPAGAVPKDGPSAGCAMATALISVLTKVPVKKDVAMTGEISLRGKVLPIGGLKEKILAAVRAGMKMVIIPEQNRKDLEDIPKAMQKKVKIVPVKEIDEVLKLALEKFPIPAPKGKAKPATPKVVVRPSKEISA, from the coding sequence GTGAGTAAGTCAGATCAAGAACATACAACTACCGAACCCACCATCGTGGCAGAAGAAGAACTGCGGATACCGGAACTGTTGCCGCTGCTGCCGATCCGTGATGTTGTGGTTTATCCCTTTATGATCATTCCACTCTTTGTTGGACGCGAGATGTCGATCAAGGCGGTTGATCAGGCCCTGGCCGGTGACCGGATGATTATGCTGGCTACCCAGCATGATATTGGCGATGAAGATCCCACACCGGACAAGATCTACAACGTCGGTACCGTGGCCATGATCATGCGGATGCTGAAGCTGCCGGACGGACGGGTCAAGATTCTGGTGCAGGGGCTGGTTAAGGCCAGAATTGCCGAGTTTGTCGAGTTCAAGCCGTTCCATACCGTGCGGATCGAGCGCCTGGTTGAACCGGTAGCAGTGGATAATCTTGAGACCGAAGCCTTGATGCGTACCGTGCGGGAGCAATTGGCCAAGATTGCCGAGTTGGGCAAGCAGATCTCGCCCGAGGTGATGGTAATCCTGGAGAATATTACCGACCCCGGCAGTATGGCTGATCTGATTGCCAGCAATCTGGGGCTGAAGCTGTCCGAAGCCCAGATGCTGCTTGAGATTGAAGACCCGGTCAGGCGTCTGACCAAGGTGAATGATCTGCTGGCCCGTGAACACGAGATGCTGTCGGTACAGGCCCAAATCCAGAATGCCGCCCGGGAGGAAATGGGTAAAAACCAGAAAGAATACTACCTGCGTGAACAGATGAAGGCGATTCAGCAGGAGCTTGGCGACCATGACGGCAAGGAAGAACTGGAAGAGCTGCGTAAGGCCATTGAAACCGCCAGGATGCCTGAAAATGTTGAAAAAGAGGCGCTCAAACAGCTGGGACGGCTGGAGCGGATGCATGGTGACTCCGGCGAGGCCGGGGTGATCCGAACCTACCTGGACTGGCTGATTGAGATCCCCTGGTCAAAGACCACCCGTGACTCGCTGGATATTATCCGTGCCAAGAAGATCCTGGATGAAGACCATTCCTATCTGGACAAGGTCAAAGAGCGGATTCTCGAGTTTCTGGCCGTACGCAAGCTCAATAAGCAGATGAAGGGGCCGATCCTCTGTTTTGTGGGGCCTCCCGGCGTGGGCAAGACCTCGCTGGGTAAATCCATTGCCCGGGCGCTGAACCGCAAGTTTGTCCGTATCTCCCTTGGCGGCGTTCGGGACGAGGCAGAAATACGTGGTCACCGCCGCACCTATCTGGGGGCACTGCCGGGCCGGATCATTCAGGGGATGAAGCAGGCCGGCACCAGAAACCCGGTTTTTATGCTGGATGAGCTGGATAAGCTGGGTTACGACTACAAGGGTGACCCCTCGGCTGCCCTGCTGGAGGTGCTTGATCCCCAGCAGAACAACGCCTTTTCGGATCACTACGTCAACCTGCCCTATGACCTCTCCAACGTGCTGTTTGTGGCCACAGCCAACCATAGTGACCCGATTCCCTCGGCCCTCTTTGACCGGATGGAGGTGATCAACATCCCCGGTTATACAGAAGAGGAAAAACTGGAGATCGCCATCCGCTACCTGGTGCCTCGCCAGATGAAGGATAACGGTCTCAAGGCCAAGCACATCGTGTTTGAAGAAGAGGCGCTCAAGGAGATCATTGCCAAGTACACCCGGGAGGCCGGTCTGCGAAATCTGGAGCGGGAAATCGGCAATGTCTGCCGTAAAGTGGCCCGCAAGATTGCTGAAGGGCACAAGCGTCAGATCAGGGTCACCCCGGCAGCCGTGGCCACCTTCCTGGGGGCTGCCAAGTTCCTGCGGGATGATGAGATGGACAAGAATGAGGTCGGCGTGGTCAACGGCCTGGCCTGGACCTCGGTGGGGGGGGAAGTGCTGCATATTGAAGCCACCACCATGGCAGGCAAGGGGGGGATGGCCCTGACCGGCCAATTGGGTGACGTGATGAAGGAGTCGGTTCAGGCGGCCCTGGCCTATATCCGCTCCCACGGCAGTGAGTTCCATATCAACCCGGACTGGTTCCAGGAAAATGAGATTCATGTCCATGTCCCTGCCGGCGCTGTGCCCAAGGACGGTCCTTCAGCAGGCTGCGCCATGGCCACAGCCCTGATCTCGGTGTTGACCAAGGTACCGGTCAAAAAAGATGTGGCCATGACCGGTGAGATCTCCCTGCGTGGCAAGGTGCTGCCGATCGGCGGACTGAAGGAGAAGATCCTGGCCGCTGTGCGGGCCGGTATGAAGATGGTCATCATTCCGGAGCAGAACCGGAAAGATCTGGAAGATATCCCGAAGGCGATGCAGAAGAAGGTCAAAATTGTGCCGGTCAAGGAGATCGACGAGGTGCTGAAACTGGCTCTTGAGAAGTTTCCGATCCCCGCTCCCAAGGGCAAGGCAAAGCCGGCTACTCCGAAAGTGGTGGTCAGGCCGAGTAAAGAAATTTCGGCGTGA
- a CDS encoding Hsp20/alpha crystallin family protein, whose translation MPHSGGRKPSFAGQYNRHLDEMRSLMRTLDPRLAAEDEGSLSAAMDIYETDRDLVLEFDLPGISPENISLTQRGMVCVIQVEKLSEPPCDQVRYLCLERHFGRLRRTVRLPDLVDPTHIHAEYSRGVLRIICPKGRERRILIKELARE comes from the coding sequence ATGCCACATTCCGGGGGCAGGAAACCGTCGTTTGCAGGGCAGTACAACCGGCACCTTGATGAGATGCGCTCTCTCATGCGCACCCTTGACCCACGGCTGGCAGCTGAGGATGAGGGCAGCCTGAGCGCAGCCATGGATATTTATGAAACCGACCGTGATCTTGTGCTGGAGTTTGACCTGCCCGGCATCAGTCCTGAGAATATCAGTCTGACGCAACGTGGCATGGTCTGCGTAATCCAGGTGGAAAAATTGTCTGAACCGCCGTGTGATCAGGTGCGGTACCTCTGTCTTGAACGCCACTTCGGCCGGCTGCGGCGCACCGTCAGGCTGCCGGATCTGGTTGATCCCACTCACATACATGCCGAGTACAGCCGCGGGGTCTTGCGCATCATCTGTCCCAAGGGACGCGAACGTCGTATTTTGATTAAGGAGTTAGCACGTGAGTAA
- a CDS encoding metallophosphoesterase: protein MTLFLLVFLLIYGTAHTWFALRLLQAFPVLQSWWLFPIGWCLLMVAAPVLSRLLEREGQTTAASLTAYIGYSWMGLLFLFVSLSVLLELLRLLYWSAHFFLRLPDFTLLAARPGFLCCFGLTLLISVYGWFEAGHLKVEHQRVASSKLPGGVARVRIAQISDLHIGLIVGPHQVQQLVTVLKGLQPDLVVATGDIVDGHISHLDGVSQMLRELQPPLGMVAVLGNHEYYAGLGSSRRFLELSGFRLLQDQTMLVGEHLALVGVDDAAAKRFGKNGLADERRLLDTIPLDRFVLLLKHRPVVERQSIGRFDLQLSGHVHKGQIFPFNLLTWLNFPVRAGMNQLADGSRLYVSRGTGTWGPPIRFLAPPELTVIDLEPDGK from the coding sequence ATGACCCTGTTTCTGCTTGTTTTTCTGCTGATCTACGGAACAGCCCACACCTGGTTTGCGCTGCGTCTGCTTCAGGCCTTTCCGGTGCTGCAGAGCTGGTGGCTGTTCCCGATCGGCTGGTGCCTGTTGATGGTGGCTGCGCCGGTGCTGAGCCGCCTGTTGGAGCGGGAAGGGCAGACCACTGCTGCATCCCTGACCGCCTACATCGGTTACAGCTGGATGGGGCTGTTGTTTTTGTTCGTTTCCCTGTCAGTACTGCTGGAGCTGCTGCGCCTGCTGTATTGGTCTGCCCACTTCTTCCTGCGGTTGCCTGATTTTACACTGTTGGCCGCTCGCCCCGGTTTTCTCTGTTGCTTTGGTCTTACTCTGCTGATCAGCGTGTATGGCTGGTTTGAGGCAGGTCATCTGAAGGTTGAGCATCAGCGCGTGGCAAGTTCCAAACTGCCCGGAGGGGTAGCCAGGGTGAGGATTGCCCAGATCTCGGACCTGCATATCGGTCTGATCGTCGGCCCACATCAGGTGCAGCAACTTGTGACGGTACTGAAAGGGCTGCAACCTGATCTGGTGGTTGCCACCGGTGATATTGTCGATGGCCACATCAGTCATCTGGATGGCGTTTCGCAGATGCTGCGTGAGCTGCAACCGCCGCTGGGGATGGTGGCCGTGCTGGGCAACCACGAGTATTACGCCGGTCTCGGTTCGTCCCGCCGGTTTCTGGAGCTGTCAGGTTTTCGTCTGCTGCAGGATCAAACCATGCTGGTCGGCGAGCATCTGGCTCTGGTGGGAGTGGACGATGCTGCTGCGAAACGGTTTGGTAAAAACGGGTTGGCAGATGAGAGGCGTCTATTGGACACGATCCCCCTCGACCGTTTTGTGCTGCTGCTCAAACATCGCCCGGTAGTGGAGCGGCAAAGTATCGGGCGGTTTGATCTGCAGCTTTCCGGGCATGTGCATAAAGGACAGATCTTTCCGTTTAATCTGCTTACCTGGCTTAATTTTCCGGTGCGGGCCGGGATGAATCAGCTGGCTGATGGCAGCCGTCTGTATGTCAGCCGCGGTACCGGCACCTGGGGGCCACCGATCAGATTTCTGGCACCGCCGGAGCTGACCGTGATCGATCTTGAGCCTGACGGAAAGTAA